In Polyodon spathula isolate WHYD16114869_AA chromosome 27, ASM1765450v1, whole genome shotgun sequence, one DNA window encodes the following:
- the LOC121301562 gene encoding lipoprotein lipase-like isoform X2 — translation MKSEVSLCLFLLVLSAAALPANTVEKGNPRSSAADNSLHLEGKNTYNEDFNSVLTKFSLRRPSAPEEDVCYINPSDPDALNACNFNLTSKTFLVIHGWTVSGMFESWISKLVAALYEREHDANVIVVDWLNRAHQHYPVAAENTKLVGQDIARFIDWMEEKANFPLANVHLIGYSLGAHVAGFAGSHASNKVGRITGLDPAGPVFEGTHAQGRLSPDDAHFVDVLHTFTRGSLGLSIGIQQPVGHVDIYPNGGSFQPGCNLRGALENIASHGIFGFSEAVKCEHERSVHLFIDSLLHEQQPSMAYRCSSKEMFDHGFCLSCSKNRCNNVGYNVNQVRNRRSARMYTRTRAAMPFRVYHYQLKIHFSSKFNDSEIEPTLAVSLYGTKGDAENLNLNIHKFSPNKTHSFLLVTEVDIGDLLMMQFRWEASSSWSSSSLLKMVSSWWSDETPSNSDLAIHKIRVKAGESQKKMVFCSKDSPEFAPAQEVIFVRCQDRWDKSSKRHVTNKH, via the exons ATGAAAAGTGAAGTTTCTTTATGTCTATTCTTGCTTGTGTTGAGCGCCGCTGCGTTGCCAGCGAACACTGTTGAAAAAGGCAACCCTCGTTCTTCAGCTGCTG ataactCCTTGCACCTAGAAGGAAAGAATACCTACAATGAAGATTTTAACTCTGTCCTGACCAAGTTCTCCCTTCGCAGACCTTCAGCTCCAGAGGAGGATGTGTGTTACATTAACCCGAGCGATCCAGATGCACTTAACGCCTGCAACTTCAACCTCACCTCCAAAACCTTCCTGGTTATCCATGGATGGACG GTTAGTGGGATGTTTGAAAGCTGGATTTCGAAGCTGGTCGCTGCTCTGTACGAACGGGAGCACGATGCCAATGTGATTGTGGTAGACTGGCTGAACCGTGCCCACCAGCACTACCCTGTTGCTGCTGAGAACACCAAGCTGGTGGGACAGGACATTGCCCGCTTCATAGATTGGATGGAG GAGAAAGCAAACTTTCCACTTGCCAATGTTCATCTTATTGGCTACAGTCTGGGTGCACATGTGGCAGGGTTTGCAGGAAGCCACGCCTCCAACAAAGTTGGAAGAATAACTG GTCTAGACCCAGCGGGCCCTGTGTTCGAGGGGACTCATGCTCAAGGCCGCTTGTCCCCAGATGATGCACATTTCGTGGACGTGCTCCACACCTTCACCCGTGGCTCTCTGGGGCTGAGCATCGGCATCCAGCAGCCCGTGGGTCACGTAGACATCTATCCCAACGGAGGGAGCTTCCAGCCAGGCTGCAACCTGAGAGGAGCCCTGGAGAACATCGCCAGCCATGGCATCTTTG GCTTCTCGGAGGCAGTGAAGTGTGAGCACGAGCGCTCCGTCCACCTGTTCATCGACTCCCTGCTTCACGAGCAGCAGCCCAGCATGGCGTACCGCTGCAGCAGCAAAGAGATGTTCGACCACGGCTTCTGCCTCAGCTGCAGCAAGAACCGTTGCAACAACGTGGGCTACAACGTGAACCAGGTGCGCAACCGCAGGAGCGCCAGGATGTACACCAGGACCAGGGCTGCCATGCCGTTCAGAG tctaccACTATCAGTTGAAGATTCACTTCTCCAGCAAATTTAATGACTCTGAGATCGAGCCCACACTTGCAGTGTCCCTCTACGGAACGAAGGGAGACGCGGAGAACCTGAATTTAAACAT ACACAAGTTCTCTCCCAACAAGACCCACTCCTTTCTGCTGGTGACAGAGGTAGATATCGGGGACCTGCTGATGATGCAGTTCAGGTGGGAGGCCTCCTCCAGCTggtcctcctcctctctcctcaaAATGGTGTCATCCTGGTGGTCAGACGAGACCCCATCGAACTCCGACCTGGCGATCCATAAAATCCGGGTCAAAGCTGGGGAGTCCCAGAAGAA GATGGTTTTCTGCTCTAAAGATTCCCCTGAATTTGCTCCTGCTCAAGAGGTCATTTTTGTCAGGTGTCAGGACAGATGGGACAAATCATCAAAAAG ACATGTGACAAACAAGCATTGA
- the LOC121301562 gene encoding lipoprotein lipase-like isoform X1 — protein sequence MKSEVSLCLFLLVLSAAALPANTVEKGNPRSSAADNSLHLEGKNTYNEDFNSVLTKFSLRRPSAPEEDVCYINPSDPDALNACNFNLTSKTFLVIHGWTVSGMFESWISKLVAALYEREHDANVIVVDWLNRAHQHYPVAAENTKLVGQDIARFIDWMEEKANFPLANVHLIGYSLGAHVAGFAGSHASNKVGRITGLDPAGPVFEGTHAQGRLSPDDAHFVDVLHTFTRGSLGLSIGIQQPVGHVDIYPNGGSFQPGCNLRGALENIASHGIFGFSEAVKCEHERSVHLFIDSLLHEQQPSMAYRCSSKEMFDHGFCLSCSKNRCNNVGYNVNQVRNRRSARMYTRTRAAMPFRVYHYQLKIHFSSKFNDSEIEPTLAVSLYGTKGDAENLNLNIRHKFSPNKTHSFLLVTEVDIGDLLMMQFRWEASSSWSSSSLLKMVSSWWSDETPSNSDLAIHKIRVKAGESQKKMVFCSKDSPEFAPAQEVIFVRCQDRWDKSSKRHVTNKH from the exons ATGAAAAGTGAAGTTTCTTTATGTCTATTCTTGCTTGTGTTGAGCGCCGCTGCGTTGCCAGCGAACACTGTTGAAAAAGGCAACCCTCGTTCTTCAGCTGCTG ataactCCTTGCACCTAGAAGGAAAGAATACCTACAATGAAGATTTTAACTCTGTCCTGACCAAGTTCTCCCTTCGCAGACCTTCAGCTCCAGAGGAGGATGTGTGTTACATTAACCCGAGCGATCCAGATGCACTTAACGCCTGCAACTTCAACCTCACCTCCAAAACCTTCCTGGTTATCCATGGATGGACG GTTAGTGGGATGTTTGAAAGCTGGATTTCGAAGCTGGTCGCTGCTCTGTACGAACGGGAGCACGATGCCAATGTGATTGTGGTAGACTGGCTGAACCGTGCCCACCAGCACTACCCTGTTGCTGCTGAGAACACCAAGCTGGTGGGACAGGACATTGCCCGCTTCATAGATTGGATGGAG GAGAAAGCAAACTTTCCACTTGCCAATGTTCATCTTATTGGCTACAGTCTGGGTGCACATGTGGCAGGGTTTGCAGGAAGCCACGCCTCCAACAAAGTTGGAAGAATAACTG GTCTAGACCCAGCGGGCCCTGTGTTCGAGGGGACTCATGCTCAAGGCCGCTTGTCCCCAGATGATGCACATTTCGTGGACGTGCTCCACACCTTCACCCGTGGCTCTCTGGGGCTGAGCATCGGCATCCAGCAGCCCGTGGGTCACGTAGACATCTATCCCAACGGAGGGAGCTTCCAGCCAGGCTGCAACCTGAGAGGAGCCCTGGAGAACATCGCCAGCCATGGCATCTTTG GCTTCTCGGAGGCAGTGAAGTGTGAGCACGAGCGCTCCGTCCACCTGTTCATCGACTCCCTGCTTCACGAGCAGCAGCCCAGCATGGCGTACCGCTGCAGCAGCAAAGAGATGTTCGACCACGGCTTCTGCCTCAGCTGCAGCAAGAACCGTTGCAACAACGTGGGCTACAACGTGAACCAGGTGCGCAACCGCAGGAGCGCCAGGATGTACACCAGGACCAGGGCTGCCATGCCGTTCAGAG tctaccACTATCAGTTGAAGATTCACTTCTCCAGCAAATTTAATGACTCTGAGATCGAGCCCACACTTGCAGTGTCCCTCTACGGAACGAAGGGAGACGCGGAGAACCTGAATTTAAACAT CAGACACAAGTTCTCTCCCAACAAGACCCACTCCTTTCTGCTGGTGACAGAGGTAGATATCGGGGACCTGCTGATGATGCAGTTCAGGTGGGAGGCCTCCTCCAGCTggtcctcctcctctctcctcaaAATGGTGTCATCCTGGTGGTCAGACGAGACCCCATCGAACTCCGACCTGGCGATCCATAAAATCCGGGTCAAAGCTGGGGAGTCCCAGAAGAA GATGGTTTTCTGCTCTAAAGATTCCCCTGAATTTGCTCCTGCTCAAGAGGTCATTTTTGTCAGGTGTCAGGACAGATGGGACAAATCATCAAAAAG ACATGTGACAAACAAGCATTGA